A window from Patagioenas fasciata isolate bPatFas1 chromosome 36, bPatFas1.hap1, whole genome shotgun sequence encodes these proteins:
- the LOC139826169 gene encoding uncharacterized protein, with protein sequence QPAPGAAARPWRFVPSCRRSAAATGGSCGCSGCGGGRGARGCGPAGRGRAVAVLPPGGRRVAPGRQWGGPAGRPRSSAVENPPHTALGPRSPPVPSWPPCARPLHADLSWLPPAAVSSGPQLPFLFDGEHLTVLCMAKTMRTLDRKSLPSAAFLSPLGSDNSPGIATAAPTAPVSRQQHRRPQYRDSSTDGPGIATAAPTAPVSRRAAVMELVLRRQHRRP encoded by the exons gcagcccgccccgggagcagcggcccggccgtggcggttcgtcccctcctgccgccggagcgccgctgccacgggcgggtcctgcggctgcagcggctgcgggggcgggcggggggcccggggctgcggccccgctggccggggccgggcggtcgccgtgttgcccccgggcggtcgccgtgttgcccccgggcggcagtggggggggcccgctggtcgcccccgcagttccgcggttgaaaatcctcctcacaccgcgctgggaccgcgatcgccgccagttccgtcctgg cctccttgcgctcgtcctctccacgccgatctctcctggcttcctccagctgctgtgtcctctgg accccagttaccgtttctgttcgatggggaacatctcactgtgctgtgcatggccaagacgatgaggactctggacaggaaatcccttccaagcgcagctttcctctcaccgttgggcagcgacaacagccccggtatcgcgacagcagcaccgacggccccggtatcgcgacagcagcaccgacggccccagtatcgcgacagcagcaccgacggccccggtatcgcgacagcggcaccgacagccccggtatcgcgacgggcagcagtgatggagctggtattgcgacggcagcaccgacggccctga